In Girardinichthys multiradiatus isolate DD_20200921_A chromosome 18, DD_fGirMul_XY1, whole genome shotgun sequence, a single window of DNA contains:
- the LOC124883595 gene encoding dehydrogenase/reductase SDR family member 13-like, producing MTLFFYLAAAIVWVYVLVFYGMFKSTRCLSSVRLKGKTVIVTGSNTGIGKSTALELAKRGGRVILACRNKDKGEAAAFDIRKESGNNQVVFMQLDLANLKSVCSFAETFLNTEPRLDILVNNAGVIGPGCTEDGFGLAFGVNHLGHFLLTNLLLERLRQCGPSRVLTVSAILHCFGNIDFHLLASQKDVVPSQSTWHNFQGYCNSKLCNVLFTRELANRLEGTEVTCYTLHPGVIHTELCCNMSQWLRLLIMPLAKLFFLDPKGGSQTMLYCALQEGIEPLSGRYFSNCALRHVGAKGRDDGLAKKLWEVSEKLTGLSQHA from the exons ATGACGCTGTTTTTTTATCTGGCCGCAGCAATTGTTTGGGTGTATGTTCTGGTTTTCTATGGTATGTTCAAAAGTACAAGATGCTTAAGTTCCGTTAGGCTGAAGGGGAAGACTGTTATTGTAACAG GAAGCAACACAGGCATTGGCAAAAGCACAGCACTAGAACTGGCAAAGAGAGGAGGTAGAGTGATCCTGGCCTGTCGCAACAAGGACAAGGGTGAGGCTGCAGCTTTTGACATCCGCAAA GAGAGTGGGAATAACCAAGTGGTATTCATGCAGCTGGATCTGGCCAATTTGAAatctgtttgcagttttgctGAAACCTTTCTTAACACTGAACCCAGATTGGACATTCTTGTCAACAATGCAG GTGTAATAGGTCCTGGATGTACTGAGGATGGTTTTGGCCTGGCCTTTGGGGTAAACCACTTGGGCCACTTCCTCCTGACCAACCTTCTTCTGGAGCGACTCAGGCAATGTGGTCCCAGTCGAGTGCTCACTGTGTCTGCAATCCTACACTGCTTCGGGAACATAGACTTCCATCTGCTGGCGTCACAGAAAGATGTAGTGCCCAGCCAGTCTACCTGGCACAACTTTCAGGGTTACTGTAACAGCAAACTCTGTAATGTTCTCTTCACCAGGGAGTTGGCCAACCGGCTGGAAGGCACTGAGGTCACTTGCTACACCCTGCACCCGG GAGTAATCCACACAGAACTGTGCTGTAATATGAGCCAGTGGCTGCGGCTCCTCATCATGCCCTTAGCCAAGTTGTTCTTCCTGGACCCTAAGGGAGGATCTCAGACCATGCTGTACTGCGCTCTCCAGGAGGGCATTGAGCCACTCAGCGGGCGTTATTTTTCAAACTGTGCACTGCGACATGTTGGAGCCAAGGGCCGAGATGATGGTTTGGCAAAGAAGCTATGGGAAGTAAGTGAAAAGTTAACGGGCTTGTCACAACATGCCTAA